The proteins below come from a single Phocoena sinus isolate mPhoSin1 chromosome 2, mPhoSin1.pri, whole genome shotgun sequence genomic window:
- the UBR7 gene encoding putative E3 ubiquitin-protein ligase UBR7 isoform X3 encodes MRRAPSWAAATRRSAPTRRNFRCDCGNSKFKNLECKLFPDKAKINCGNKYNDNFFGLYCICKRPYPDPEDEIPDEMIQCVVCEDWFHGRHLGAVPPESGDFQEMVCQACMKRCSFLWAYAAHLAVTKVTAEDDGLLLNVDAVGDQEVIQPENGAHHDGALKEDVPEHGKAAEKEVKAEQMNEPCTSSSSEADLQTAFKNQHLDTESQAGCKLEELKAKQFIKKDTATYWPLNWRSKLCTCKDCMKMYGDLDVLFLTDECDTVLAYENKGKVDQAADSRDPLMDTLNSMNRVQQVELICEYNDLKTELKDYLKRFADEGTVVKREDIQQFFEEFQSKKRRRVDGMQYYCS; translated from the exons ATGAGGCGTGCGCCGTCCTGGGCGGCAGCGACTCGGAGAAGTGCTCCTACTCGCAG AAATTTTCGTTGTGATTGTGGAAACAGCAAGTTTAAAAATTTGGAATGCAAATTATTTCCT GACAAAGCAAAGATAAATTGTGGCAATAAGTACAATGACAACTTTTTTGGATTGTACTGCATTTGCAAGAGACCTTATCCTGATCCTGAAGATGAG ATTCCAGATGAAATGATCCAGTGTGTAGTCTGTGAAGACTGGTTCCATGGAAGG CATCTTGGTGCCGTTCCCCCTGAGAGTGGAGATTTCCAAGAGATGGTGTGCCAGGCTTGCATGAAACGCTGTTCTTTTTTGTGGGCTTATGCTGCACATTTGGCAG TAACCAAAGTGACTGCTGAAGATGATGGGTTGCTGCTGAATGTTGATGCGGTAGGTGACCAGGAAGTTATCCAACCTGAAAATGGAGCTCATCATGATGGTGCCCTCAAAGAGGATGTTCCAGAACATGGAAAGGCTGCTGAGAAGGAAGTTAAAGCAGAGCAGATGAACGAACCATGTACCAGCTCTAGTTCTGAAGCTGATCTCCAG ACAGCATTTAAGAATCAACATCTCGACACAGAATCACAGGCTGGCTGCAAACTTGAGGAGCTTAAAGCTAAGCAGTTTATAAAGAAAGACACTGCCACCTATTGGCCCCTGAACTGGCGTAGCAAGTTATGTACCTGCAAAGACTGTATG aaaatgtatggcGATCTAGATGTCCTGTTCCTGACAGATGAATGTGACACAGTTCTGGCTTATGAAAACAAAGGCAAGGTTGACCAGGCAGCTGACAGTAGAGACCCTCTAATGGACACCCTTAACAGCATGAACAGAGTCCAGCAAGTGGAACTTATTTGTG AATACAATGACTTGAAGACTGAACTTAAAGACTATCTCAAGAGATTTGCTGATGAAggcaca GTGGTTAAGAGAGAGGACATCCAGCAGTTCTTTGAAGAATTTCAgtcaaaaaagagaagaagagtgGATGGGATGCAGTATTATTGCAGCTAG
- the GON7 gene encoding EKC/KEOPS complex subunit GON7 has protein sequence MELLAEYVGQDGQRQQLRVPCEAPGVADPFQGLLSGVAKMRELVTNLLGSPVQREAQDRVAAAPKKALDGDDEDDAEDENNVDNRTNSDGPSAKRPKTPT, from the exons ATGGAGTTGTTGGCCGAGTACGTCGGGCAGGACGGGCAGCGACAGCAGCTACGGGTGCCCTGTGAGGCGCCGGGCGTCGCCGACCCTTTCCAGGGCTTGTTATCGGGCGTGGCTAAGATGAGGGAGCTGGTGACCAACCTCCTCGGCTCCCCGGTACAGCGGGAAGCACAGGACCGGGTGGCGGCGGCTCCAAAGAAGGCGTTGGACG gtgatgatgaagatgatgcaGAAGATGAAAATAACGTTGATAACAGAACTAACTCAGATGGACCCTCTGCAAAACGGCCAAAAACACCAACTTAA
- the UBR7 gene encoding putative E3 ubiquitin-protein ligase UBR7 isoform X2 yields MAGAEERAGRQSELEPVVSLVDVLEEDEELENEACAVLGGSDSEKCSYSQGSVRRQALYACSTCTPEGEEPAGICLACSYECHGSHKLFELYTKRNFRCDCGNSKFKNLECKLFPDKAKINCGNKYNDNFFGLYCICKRPYPDPEDEIPDEMIQCVVCEDWFHGRHLGAVPPESGDFQEMVCQACMKRCSFLWAYAAHLAVTKVTAEDDGLLLNVDAVGDQEVIQPENGAHHDGALKEDVPEHGKAAEKEVKAEQMNEPCTSSSSEADLQTAFKNQHLDTESQAGCKLEELKAKQFIKKDTATYWPLNWRSKLCTCKDCMKMYGDLDVLFLTDECDTVLAYENKGKVDQAADSRDPLMDTLNSMNRVQQVELICEYNDLKTELKDYLKRFADEGTVVKREDIQQFFEEFQSKKRRRVDGMQYYCS; encoded by the exons ATGGCTGGAGCCGAGGAGCGTGCTGGGCGGCAGTCGGAGCTGGAGCCCGTGGTATCGTTGGTCGACGTACTTGAGGAGGACGAGGAGCTGGAGAATGAGGCGTGCGCCGTCCTGGGCGGCAGCGACTCGGAGAAGTGCTCCTACTCGCAG GGCTCAGTAAGGAGACAAGCACTATATGCCTGTAGTACCTGCACCCCAGAGGGAGAAGAACCAGCAGGAATTTGCCTAGCTTGCAGTTATGAATGTCATGGAAGTCATAAACTTTTTGAGCTATACACAAAAAG AAATTTTCGTTGTGATTGTGGAAACAGCAAGTTTAAAAATTTGGAATGCAAATTATTTCCT GACAAAGCAAAGATAAATTGTGGCAATAAGTACAATGACAACTTTTTTGGATTGTACTGCATTTGCAAGAGACCTTATCCTGATCCTGAAGATGAG ATTCCAGATGAAATGATCCAGTGTGTAGTCTGTGAAGACTGGTTCCATGGAAGG CATCTTGGTGCCGTTCCCCCTGAGAGTGGAGATTTCCAAGAGATGGTGTGCCAGGCTTGCATGAAACGCTGTTCTTTTTTGTGGGCTTATGCTGCACATTTGGCAG TAACCAAAGTGACTGCTGAAGATGATGGGTTGCTGCTGAATGTTGATGCGGTAGGTGACCAGGAAGTTATCCAACCTGAAAATGGAGCTCATCATGATGGTGCCCTCAAAGAGGATGTTCCAGAACATGGAAAGGCTGCTGAGAAGGAAGTTAAAGCAGAGCAGATGAACGAACCATGTACCAGCTCTAGTTCTGAAGCTGATCTCCAG ACAGCATTTAAGAATCAACATCTCGACACAGAATCACAGGCTGGCTGCAAACTTGAGGAGCTTAAAGCTAAGCAGTTTATAAAGAAAGACACTGCCACCTATTGGCCCCTGAACTGGCGTAGCAAGTTATGTACCTGCAAAGACTGTATG aaaatgtatggcGATCTAGATGTCCTGTTCCTGACAGATGAATGTGACACAGTTCTGGCTTATGAAAACAAAGGCAAGGTTGACCAGGCAGCTGACAGTAGAGACCCTCTAATGGACACCCTTAACAGCATGAACAGAGTCCAGCAAGTGGAACTTATTTGTG AATACAATGACTTGAAGACTGAACTTAAAGACTATCTCAAGAGATTTGCTGATGAAggcaca GTGGTTAAGAGAGAGGACATCCAGCAGTTCTTTGAAGAATTTCAgtcaaaaaagagaagaagagtgGATGGGATGCAGTATTATTGCAGCTAG
- the UBR7 gene encoding putative E3 ubiquitin-protein ligase UBR7 isoform X1, whose product MAGAEERAGRQSELEPVVSLVDVLEEDEELENEACAVLGGSDSEKCSYSQGSVRRQALYACSTCTPEGEEPAGICLACSYECHGSHKLFELYTKRNFRCDCGNSKFKNLECKLFPDKAKINCGNKYNDNFFGLYCICKRPYPDPEDEIPDEMIQCVVCEDWFHGRHLGAVPPESGDFQEMVCQACMKRCSFLWAYAAHLAVTKVTAEDDGLLLNVDAVGDQEVIQPENGAHHDGALKEDVPEHGKAAEKEVKAEQMNEPCTSSSSEADLQTAFKNQHLDTESQAGCKLEELKAKQFIKKDTATYWPLNWRSKLCTCKDCMKMYGDLDVLFLTDECDTVLAYENKGKVDQAADSRDPLMDTLNSMNRVQQVELICEYNDLKTELKDYLKRFADEGTVDPRLTLGACETGVSAASLVWSSFISRSCQIMSRPSG is encoded by the exons ATGGCTGGAGCCGAGGAGCGTGCTGGGCGGCAGTCGGAGCTGGAGCCCGTGGTATCGTTGGTCGACGTACTTGAGGAGGACGAGGAGCTGGAGAATGAGGCGTGCGCCGTCCTGGGCGGCAGCGACTCGGAGAAGTGCTCCTACTCGCAG GGCTCAGTAAGGAGACAAGCACTATATGCCTGTAGTACCTGCACCCCAGAGGGAGAAGAACCAGCAGGAATTTGCCTAGCTTGCAGTTATGAATGTCATGGAAGTCATAAACTTTTTGAGCTATACACAAAAAG AAATTTTCGTTGTGATTGTGGAAACAGCAAGTTTAAAAATTTGGAATGCAAATTATTTCCT GACAAAGCAAAGATAAATTGTGGCAATAAGTACAATGACAACTTTTTTGGATTGTACTGCATTTGCAAGAGACCTTATCCTGATCCTGAAGATGAG ATTCCAGATGAAATGATCCAGTGTGTAGTCTGTGAAGACTGGTTCCATGGAAGG CATCTTGGTGCCGTTCCCCCTGAGAGTGGAGATTTCCAAGAGATGGTGTGCCAGGCTTGCATGAAACGCTGTTCTTTTTTGTGGGCTTATGCTGCACATTTGGCAG TAACCAAAGTGACTGCTGAAGATGATGGGTTGCTGCTGAATGTTGATGCGGTAGGTGACCAGGAAGTTATCCAACCTGAAAATGGAGCTCATCATGATGGTGCCCTCAAAGAGGATGTTCCAGAACATGGAAAGGCTGCTGAGAAGGAAGTTAAAGCAGAGCAGATGAACGAACCATGTACCAGCTCTAGTTCTGAAGCTGATCTCCAG ACAGCATTTAAGAATCAACATCTCGACACAGAATCACAGGCTGGCTGCAAACTTGAGGAGCTTAAAGCTAAGCAGTTTATAAAGAAAGACACTGCCACCTATTGGCCCCTGAACTGGCGTAGCAAGTTATGTACCTGCAAAGACTGTATG aaaatgtatggcGATCTAGATGTCCTGTTCCTGACAGATGAATGTGACACAGTTCTGGCTTATGAAAACAAAGGCAAGGTTGACCAGGCAGCTGACAGTAGAGACCCTCTAATGGACACCCTTAACAGCATGAACAGAGTCCAGCAAGTGGAACTTATTTGTG AATACAATGACTTGAAGACTGAACTTAAAGACTATCTCAAGAGATTTGCTGATGAAggcaca GTTGACCCCCGGCTGACTCTTGGTGCCTGTGAGACTGGTGTGTCAGCTGCCAGTCTGGTGTGGAGTTCTTTCATTTCGAGGAGTTGTCAGATCATGTCTCGCCCCA GTGGTTAA